The proteins below are encoded in one region of Pseudonocardia sp. DSM 110487:
- a CDS encoding tetratricopeptide repeat protein, translating to MTSTPEPGMYARAQALYEQTLPLLMAGNYEKAIPLCRAAVDAHRVLVEVQDEYLLDFAIVLNNLATVLTTTGRQRDAVEPLREELDVRRRLAAGGDPGHRNELGRVLSVLGVALATTGTFDEGEAMIRESIRIRRPLAEAEPAVYRLPLGESLADWSRVLYPAERFEDARSAAAEAVSILRGIPGDDHLRSLAEVRHMHGLALGRTGSEEAALGQLAEATETFLRLPHSPLAARCFNDYANYLARAGHIAAAAGALISAIAVSQAVGKPAELPEENLRNLYQTAPTVVAEQWKRSTGTKPPRWLTRSKRR from the coding sequence GTGACCTCCACTCCCGAGCCGGGGATGTACGCCCGGGCGCAGGCGCTCTACGAGCAGACGTTGCCACTTCTCATGGCAGGCAATTACGAGAAGGCCATCCCGCTGTGCCGTGCCGCGGTGGACGCCCACCGCGTCCTCGTCGAGGTCCAGGACGAGTACCTGCTCGACTTCGCCATCGTCCTGAACAACCTCGCCACGGTGCTGACGACGACGGGTCGGCAGCGGGACGCCGTTGAGCCGCTGCGCGAGGAGCTGGACGTGCGGCGTCGCCTCGCCGCGGGTGGCGATCCCGGGCACCGCAACGAGCTCGGCCGCGTCCTCTCCGTGCTCGGCGTCGCCCTCGCCACCACGGGCACGTTCGACGAGGGCGAGGCCATGATCCGGGAGTCGATCCGCATCCGCCGCCCGCTCGCCGAAGCCGAACCCGCGGTCTACCGTCTTCCGCTCGGCGAGTCCCTTGCCGACTGGAGCCGCGTCCTCTACCCCGCCGAACGATTCGAGGACGCCAGGTCCGCCGCCGCAGAAGCCGTGTCGATCCTGCGCGGCATTCCAGGCGACGACCATCTCCGATCCCTCGCCGAAGTTCGGCACATGCATGGCCTTGCACTCGGCCGTACGGGCTCGGAGGAAGCCGCGCTGGGACAGCTGGCCGAGGCCACCGAAACCTTCCTTCGCCTCCCCCACAGCCCGTTGGCCGCAAGGTGCTTCAACGACTACGCGAACTACCTCGCCCGAGCAGGCCATATCGCCGCGGCGGCCGGAGCCCTGATCTCGGCCATCGCGGTGTCGCAGGCGGTCGGGAAGCCGGCCGAACTCCCGGAGGAGAACCTGAGGAACCTCTACCAGACCGCCCCGACCGTTGTCGCCGAGCAGTGGAAACGATCCACCGGCACGAAGCCGCCACGCTGGCTGACCCGCTCCAAACGCCGCTGA
- a CDS encoding carboxymuconolactone decarboxylase family protein: MSLTPEQQQIKDEFVKVRGTWGEPWQRMLEIDPEFVRAYLHFSAVPWTGESHLEPKVKEFVYIAADAAATHLYEPGIRQHVAAAFEHGATREEIMEVIELTSTLGIHASNIGVPLLLEVLQEEGLRDGPAPLDERRERLKAEFTANRGYWHEFWDGLLELDPDLFEAYTEFSSVPWRTGTLPPKVKELIYIAFDASATHLYVPGLKLHMQNAVRLGATAGEIMEVLAIVSVIGIHAATTAAPILAEIAAQQG, translated from the coding sequence GTGTCGCTCACGCCCGAGCAACAGCAGATCAAGGACGAGTTCGTGAAGGTGCGGGGCACCTGGGGCGAGCCGTGGCAGCGCATGCTGGAGATCGATCCCGAGTTCGTGCGCGCGTACCTGCACTTCTCCGCCGTGCCGTGGACGGGCGAGTCGCACCTGGAGCCCAAGGTCAAGGAGTTCGTCTACATCGCGGCCGACGCCGCGGCCACCCACCTCTACGAGCCGGGCATCCGCCAGCACGTCGCCGCCGCGTTCGAGCACGGCGCGACCCGCGAGGAGATCATGGAGGTCATCGAGCTGACCTCCACACTCGGCATCCACGCGAGCAACATCGGCGTCCCGCTGCTGCTGGAGGTGCTGCAGGAGGAGGGGCTGCGCGACGGCCCGGCGCCGCTCGACGAGCGCCGCGAGCGGCTCAAGGCCGAGTTCACCGCCAACCGCGGCTACTGGCACGAGTTCTGGGACGGCCTGCTGGAGCTCGACCCCGACCTGTTCGAGGCCTACACCGAGTTCTCCTCGGTGCCATGGCGCACCGGCACCCTCCCGCCGAAGGTCAAGGAGCTGATCTACATCGCCTTCGACGCATCGGCCACCCACCTGTACGTGCCAGGGCTGAAGCTGCACATGCAGAACGCGGTCCGTCTGGGCGCCACGGCGGGGGAGATCATGGAGGTGCTCGCCATCGTCAGTGTCATCGGGATCCACGCCGCCACCACGGCCGCGCCGATCCTGGCCGAGATCGCGGCCCAGCAGGGCTGA
- a CDS encoding GntR family transcriptional regulator, with amino-acid sequence MTGSPASSVWSSDQIGRVAAPLREQVVTLVRDAILGFRLQPGQRLVERELVEQLGVSRATVREVLRQLAVEGLVTVVPQRGAIVTALTPDDAADLYEMRASLEALAVQRFVQRATLDQVAALRAAVVEIERTADAGDPQDQLHAKDRFYEVLLAGSGSRPLQETLAGLQARVRLLRATSLAAPGRPREAAAELRAVVDAVEAGDADAAAAACARHIQNAARTALARLHS; translated from the coding sequence GTGACCGGCAGCCCGGCGTCGTCGGTGTGGTCCTCGGACCAGATCGGCCGTGTCGCCGCGCCGCTGCGCGAGCAGGTCGTCACGCTGGTGCGCGACGCCATACTCGGGTTCCGGCTGCAGCCGGGCCAGCGGCTCGTGGAGCGCGAGCTGGTGGAGCAGCTGGGCGTCTCCCGGGCCACGGTCCGCGAGGTGTTGCGGCAGCTCGCCGTGGAGGGGCTGGTCACGGTGGTGCCGCAGCGCGGCGCGATCGTCACCGCCCTGACCCCGGACGACGCGGCCGACCTCTACGAGATGCGCGCCTCGCTCGAGGCGCTCGCGGTGCAGCGGTTCGTGCAACGGGCCACCCTCGACCAGGTGGCGGCCCTGCGCGCGGCCGTCGTCGAGATCGAGCGCACCGCCGACGCGGGCGACCCGCAGGACCAGCTGCACGCCAAGGACCGCTTCTACGAGGTGTTGCTCGCCGGGTCGGGCAGCCGGCCGCTGCAGGAGACGCTCGCTGGGCTACAGGCCCGGGTGCGGCTGCTGCGGGCGACGTCGCTCGCCGCGCCGGGCCGGCCGCGGGAGGCCGCCGCGGAGCTGCGCGCCGTGGTCGACGCGGTCGAGGCTGGCGACGCCGACGCCGCCGCGGCGGCCTGCGCCCGCCACATCCAGAACGCGGCGCGCACCGCCCTCGCGCGCCTGCACTCCTGA
- a CDS encoding NAD(P)-dependent oxidoreductase, with amino-acid sequence MGERAGLPPAVGFVGLGRMGTPMVQRLAAAGITVRGYDAASRPELAGVVTLVEKAALVAEGVPVVVLMLPDSDVVDAVVHGAGLLDALEPGTVLVDMGSSEPLRTRALAERVAERGAVLVDAPVSGGVSGATAGTMTIMVGGPEDVVAPLVPLFGVLGRMRHVGPVGAGHALKALNNLMSAAHLMASSEALLAGQRFGLDPAVMLEAVNGSSGRSGSTENKWPNFVLPGTFDSGFALGLMLKDIRIALGLAEATGAPSALAARTVELWAEAAAALGPAADHTEIVRWLRQERGG; translated from the coding sequence ATGGGTGAGCGCGCCGGCCTCCCGCCGGCCGTGGGGTTCGTCGGGCTCGGCCGGATGGGCACGCCGATGGTGCAGCGGCTGGCGGCGGCCGGGATCACGGTGCGCGGGTACGACGCCGCGTCGCGCCCTGAGCTCGCCGGCGTCGTCACGCTGGTGGAGAAGGCCGCTCTGGTGGCCGAGGGCGTCCCGGTCGTGGTCCTCATGCTGCCGGACTCGGACGTCGTGGACGCCGTGGTGCACGGGGCCGGCCTGCTCGACGCGCTCGAGCCGGGCACCGTGCTCGTCGACATGGGCTCCTCGGAACCGTTGCGGACGCGCGCGCTGGCCGAGCGGGTCGCCGAGCGCGGGGCCGTGCTCGTCGACGCGCCCGTGTCCGGGGGCGTCTCGGGGGCCACCGCGGGCACGATGACGATCATGGTGGGCGGGCCGGAGGACGTCGTCGCCCCACTCGTGCCGCTCTTCGGCGTGCTCGGCCGGATGCGCCACGTCGGCCCGGTGGGGGCGGGACACGCGCTCAAGGCCCTCAACAACCTGATGTCCGCGGCGCACCTCATGGCCAGCTCGGAGGCGCTGCTCGCAGGCCAGCGGTTCGGGCTGGACCCCGCCGTGATGCTGGAGGCCGTCAACGGCTCGAGCGGGCGCAGCGGGTCCACCGAGAACAAGTGGCCGAACTTCGTGCTGCCCGGCACGTTCGACTCCGGGTTCGCCCTCGGGCTCATGCTCAAGGACATCCGGATCGCGCTGGGGCTGGCCGAGGCGACGGGGGCGCCCTCGGCGCTCGCCGCGCGCACCGTCGAGCTGTGGGCCGAGGCGGCCGCGGCGCTGGGGCCGGCCGCGGACCACACGGAGATCGTGCGATGGTTGCGGCAGGAGAGGGGAGGGTGA
- the pcaC gene encoding 4-carboxymuconolactone decarboxylase, which yields MTDQRYEQGLGIRKEVLGEAHVERSLAAVSEFSRPVQEFVTRACWGDVWGRPGLDRRTRSLLNLVMLTALGRNHELGVHVRGAVTNGATEAEIQEALLQAAIYCGVPAALESFRVAERVLGEIAAEGADG from the coding sequence ATGACCGACCAGCGCTACGAGCAGGGGCTCGGGATCCGCAAGGAGGTACTCGGCGAGGCGCACGTCGAGCGCTCGCTCGCCGCGGTGAGCGAGTTCTCCCGGCCGGTGCAGGAGTTCGTCACGCGCGCCTGCTGGGGCGACGTGTGGGGCCGCCCGGGGCTGGACCGGCGCACCCGCAGCCTGCTCAACCTGGTGATGCTCACGGCGCTGGGACGCAACCACGAGCTCGGCGTGCACGTACGCGGTGCGGTCACCAACGGCGCCACCGAGGCCGAGATCCAGGAGGCGCTGCTGCAGGCCGCGATCTACTGCGGGGTGCCGGCGGCGCTGGAGTCGTTCCGGGTGGCCGAACGGGTGCTCGGCGAGATCGCGGCGGAGGGCGCCGATGGGTGA
- a CDS encoding cupin domain-containing protein produces the protein MQIVRGRAPETTPTQNRTETFTGTVWGDPVLPTTDGNTINSVTFTPGARTYWHHHTAGQILVVTAGMGWVCTHGERPQVIRAGDVVWVPPGERHWHGGTPDTVLTHLAVSLGPTVWLDEVAEDDYRGAKR, from the coding sequence GTGCAGATCGTCCGGGGGCGGGCCCCCGAGACCACCCCGACCCAGAACCGCACGGAGACCTTCACCGGCACGGTGTGGGGGGACCCGGTGCTGCCCACGACCGACGGAAACACGATCAACTCGGTGACGTTCACGCCGGGTGCGCGTACCTACTGGCACCACCACACCGCGGGCCAGATCCTCGTGGTCACCGCGGGCATGGGCTGGGTCTGCACCCACGGCGAGCGGCCGCAGGTGATCCGCGCCGGGGACGTGGTGTGGGTGCCACCGGGGGAGCGGCACTGGCACGGGGGCACGCCCGACACGGTGCTGACCCACCTCGCGGTGTCGCTCGGGCCGACCGTGTGGCTGGACGAGGTGGCCGAGGACGACTACCGGGGGGCGAAACGATGA
- a CDS encoding NAD(P)-dependent oxidoreductase: MSARVVGFVGLGNMGGRMTRRLVDAGIEVVGYDPRPGAAESVGALAAASPAEVARRAPVVLMSLPDSHVVEPVVRGQDGLLTAARPGATIVDLSTASPASTTALHAEAVAVGVRYLDAGISGGAAAAEKGTLTIMAGGDADALAEIAWVFEPIAAHVHHMGASGAGHIAKLLNNFLNAVSLAATAEVMVAARKAGLDLPVLLDVLNSSSGANWATANRFPHIVRGDYLEGGLTGRLMTKDVALYVELVGRLGVPSLNSAGPLASFGLAENLGYGDRISNRVVDAIGDVAGGVRVHDDREG; encoded by the coding sequence GTGAGCGCGCGGGTCGTGGGCTTCGTCGGCCTGGGCAACATGGGCGGGCGGATGACAAGGCGGCTGGTCGACGCCGGAATCGAGGTGGTCGGGTACGACCCGCGGCCCGGTGCGGCCGAGTCGGTCGGTGCCCTGGCGGCGGCCTCGCCTGCGGAGGTGGCCCGGCGGGCGCCGGTGGTGCTGATGTCCCTCCCGGACAGCCACGTGGTGGAGCCCGTGGTCCGCGGCCAGGACGGACTGCTGACGGCCGCGCGGCCGGGCGCCACGATCGTCGACCTCTCGACGGCGTCCCCGGCCTCCACGACGGCGCTGCACGCCGAGGCCGTGGCCGTGGGCGTCCGCTACCTCGACGCCGGGATCTCCGGCGGGGCGGCCGCCGCGGAGAAGGGCACGCTAACGATCATGGCCGGGGGTGACGCCGACGCGCTGGCGGAGATCGCATGGGTCTTCGAGCCGATCGCCGCCCACGTGCACCACATGGGCGCCTCCGGCGCGGGCCACATCGCCAAGCTGCTCAACAACTTCCTCAACGCGGTGTCCCTCGCGGCCACCGCCGAGGTGATGGTCGCCGCCCGGAAGGCGGGGCTCGACCTGCCGGTCCTGCTCGACGTCCTCAACTCCAGCAGTGGGGCGAACTGGGCGACCGCCAACCGGTTCCCGCACATCGTCCGCGGGGACTACCTGGAGGGCGGGCTGACAGGGAGGCTCATGACCAAGGACGTGGCGCTCTACGTCGAGCTCGTCGGCCGGCTCGGGGTCCCGAGCCTCAACTCCGCCGGGCCGCTGGCGAGCTTCGGGCTCGCCGAGAACCTCGGCTACGGCGACCGGATCAGCAACCGAGTGGTCGACGCCATCGGCGACGTGGCAGGCGGCGTCCGAGTGCACGACGACAGAGAGGGATGA
- a CDS encoding SDR family NAD(P)-dependent oxidoreductase yields the protein MSLEGKVGLVTGAAGGIGSASARRLAAEGVRLVLQDVDGHRLKALAADLPVETVVCTGDVSREEDVDAAVAAGVAAFGRIDLHHLNAGIPGPLTRLTELSVAEWDRVIGINLRGVFLGVRAAFRRYEEQRSGGAIVLTASIASLRGSDDLLAYQASKHGVLGVLKGAALYGGPIGVRVNAVAPGIVPTALFVGAGTGPGGGDDMVRRAATTPLRRAGTGEEIASVVAFLLGDGAAYMTGEVVSVDGGAAAVSTVRPSGGAGAWDPRPGDARMHPGWLS from the coding sequence GTGAGCCTGGAGGGGAAGGTCGGCCTCGTCACGGGGGCGGCGGGTGGCATCGGCTCGGCGAGCGCGCGGCGGCTCGCGGCGGAGGGGGTGCGGCTCGTCCTGCAGGACGTCGACGGCCACCGGTTGAAGGCGCTGGCCGCCGACCTGCCGGTGGAGACCGTGGTGTGCACCGGGGACGTGTCGCGCGAGGAGGACGTCGACGCCGCGGTGGCCGCGGGCGTCGCGGCGTTCGGGCGCATCGACCTGCACCACCTCAACGCCGGCATTCCGGGCCCGCTGACCCGGCTGACCGAGCTGTCGGTCGCCGAATGGGACCGGGTCATCGGGATCAACCTGCGCGGGGTGTTCCTGGGGGTGCGGGCGGCGTTCCGCCGGTACGAGGAGCAGCGCAGCGGCGGGGCGATCGTGCTCACCGCCTCGATCGCGTCCCTGCGCGGCAGCGACGACCTGCTCGCCTACCAGGCCTCCAAGCACGGCGTGCTCGGCGTGCTGAAGGGTGCCGCGCTCTACGGAGGGCCGATCGGCGTGCGCGTCAACGCCGTGGCGCCCGGCATCGTGCCGACCGCGCTGTTCGTGGGGGCGGGCACCGGGCCAGGTGGCGGGGACGACATGGTGCGGCGCGCCGCCACGACCCCGCTGCGGCGGGCGGGCACCGGCGAGGAGATCGCCTCCGTGGTCGCGTTCCTGCTGGGGGACGGGGCCGCGTACATGACCGGCGAGGTGGTCTCCGTCGACGGCGGGGCGGCCGCGGTGAGCACCGTGCGGCCCTCCGGTGGGGCGGGGGCGTGGGACCCGCGGCCGGGCGACGCGCGGATGCACCCGGGGTGGCTCTCGTGA
- a CDS encoding N-acyl homoserine lactonase family protein, whose product MSGYEVLAVRYGTRTTTKAESYLNYHLYGEPDAEIAMDYFFWVVRGAERTVVVDCGFGAEAGARRRRTLLTDPVEALAALGVDAAAVDRLVVSHAHYDHIGNLHRFPNAEIVLARREYEFWTGPYARRMQFAHSTEPDELANLAAAGEQGRLRLVDGTCDLTPGIELVVVGGHTPGQLVVQVATGEREAVVLAADALHFYEELERDRPFFVVADLADMYRGFDVLREMCEDGGRLLVAGHDADVGRRFPERVGGLPAGLGELVVRVAGTTEGAA is encoded by the coding sequence ATGAGTGGCTACGAGGTCCTCGCGGTCCGTTACGGCACACGCACCACCACGAAGGCCGAGAGCTACCTCAACTACCACCTCTACGGCGAACCGGACGCCGAGATCGCCATGGACTACTTCTTCTGGGTCGTCCGGGGTGCCGAGCGCACGGTGGTGGTCGACTGCGGGTTCGGCGCCGAGGCGGGGGCGCGCAGGCGTCGCACCCTGCTCACCGACCCGGTGGAGGCACTGGCGGCGCTCGGGGTGGACGCCGCGGCGGTCGACCGGCTCGTGGTGTCGCACGCGCACTACGACCACATCGGCAACCTGCACCGGTTCCCGAACGCGGAGATCGTGCTGGCGCGCCGGGAGTACGAGTTCTGGACGGGGCCCTACGCGCGGCGGATGCAGTTCGCCCACTCCACGGAGCCCGACGAGCTGGCGAACCTCGCCGCGGCGGGGGAGCAGGGCAGGCTGCGGCTCGTCGACGGCACGTGCGACCTCACGCCCGGCATCGAGCTGGTGGTGGTCGGCGGGCACACCCCGGGCCAGCTCGTGGTGCAGGTCGCCACGGGGGAGCGGGAGGCGGTGGTGCTCGCGGCCGATGCCCTGCACTTCTACGAGGAGCTGGAGCGCGATCGCCCGTTCTTCGTGGTGGCCGACCTGGCCGACATGTACCGGGGGTTCGACGTGCTGCGCGAGATGTGCGAGGACGGCGGCCGGCTGCTGGTGGCCGGCCACGACGCCGACGTCGGGCGGCGGTTCCCCGAGCGGGTGGGCGGGCTGCCCGCCGGGCTCGGGGAGCTGGTCGTCCGGGTGGCGGGAACCACGGAGGGAGCGGCGTGA
- a CDS encoding MFS transporter yields the protein MKHGAQDGAARRVAALATAVGNFTEWFDFAIYGFLAATLGRLFFPGASPAASLLASLAVFGVAFFMRPLGGFVLGAVGDRWGRRALLTVSIGLMGLATTLVGVLPTFESAGLLAPVLLVLLRCVQGFSAGAEWTGSAAFLIEHTPVDRRGRFASVVSATAALATCAGGLLVLTLELSLTAEQMSAWGWRIPFLVAVPLTAVGTWVRLRIDETPVFQRLVEAGARAEAPLRQSGRDVRAIALTFAFSSVQGLGFYYLATYVVTYLTATVELSRPRALVLVATGLVCYAVLCPIAGAVSDRFGRRRVNLIGGFGLAVVSVPAFVLMGTGTAAGVVGGMVLFAVFQSMVSVTTVCMLVELFPAETRSTSSAIGFNLGLALIGGPGPLIAAAIASGTGSSTLPALYMVVVAAVATLALARWLPEVRGRGLDAATVAPAEATR from the coding sequence ATGAAGCACGGTGCGCAGGACGGCGCGGCCCGGCGGGTGGCAGCGCTGGCGACGGCGGTCGGCAACTTCACGGAGTGGTTCGACTTCGCGATCTACGGCTTCCTGGCGGCCACGCTGGGCCGGCTGTTCTTCCCCGGGGCGAGCCCGGCAGCGTCGCTGCTGGCGTCGCTGGCGGTGTTCGGGGTCGCGTTCTTCATGCGCCCGCTGGGCGGGTTCGTGCTCGGGGCGGTCGGCGACCGGTGGGGGCGCAGGGCCCTGCTGACGGTCTCGATCGGCCTCATGGGGCTCGCGACCACGCTGGTCGGGGTGCTGCCCACGTTCGAGAGCGCCGGGTTGCTCGCCCCGGTCCTGCTGGTGCTGCTGCGCTGCGTGCAGGGCTTCTCGGCAGGGGCGGAGTGGACGGGCTCGGCCGCGTTCCTGATCGAGCACACGCCGGTGGACCGGCGCGGGCGGTTCGCGAGCGTGGTGTCGGCGACCGCGGCGCTCGCGACGTGCGCGGGCGGCCTGCTCGTGCTCACCCTCGAGCTCTCCCTCACCGCCGAGCAGATGTCGGCGTGGGGCTGGCGCATCCCGTTCCTCGTCGCCGTGCCGCTGACCGCCGTCGGCACCTGGGTGCGGCTGCGGATTGACGAGACGCCGGTGTTCCAGCGGCTCGTCGAGGCCGGGGCCCGCGCGGAGGCGCCGCTGCGGCAGTCCGGTCGCGACGTCCGGGCGATCGCGCTGACGTTCGCGTTCTCCAGCGTCCAGGGGCTCGGCTTCTACTACCTCGCCACGTACGTCGTCACCTACCTGACCGCGACCGTGGAGCTGTCCCGGCCGCGCGCACTGGTACTCGTCGCCACCGGTCTCGTCTGCTACGCGGTGCTCTGCCCGATCGCCGGCGCGGTCTCCGACCGGTTCGGCAGGCGCCGGGTCAACCTGATCGGCGGGTTCGGGCTCGCCGTCGTCAGCGTCCCGGCGTTCGTCCTGATGGGGACGGGTACGGCGGCGGGCGTCGTCGGCGGGATGGTGCTGTTCGCGGTGTTCCAGTCGATGGTGAGCGTCACGACGGTGTGCATGCTGGTGGAGCTGTTCCCGGCAGAGACCCGCTCGACGTCGAGCGCGATCGGGTTCAACCTGGGCCTCGCCCTCATCGGCGGGCCCGGCCCGCTGATCGCCGCGGCCATCGCGAGCGGCACGGGCAGCAGCACGCTGCCTGCCCTGTACATGGTGGTGGTGGCCGCGGTCGCCACGCTGGCGCTCGCCCGATGGCTGCCCGAGGTGCGCGGGCGCGGGCTCGACGCCGCGACCGTCGCGCCCGCGGAGGCCACCCGATGA
- a CDS encoding MSMEG_0565 family glycosyltransferase, with the protein MRIALLTYSTKPRGGVVHTLALAEALARAGQDVTVWSLGRGGDAAFFRPVDPAVTVRLVPFPDLPDEDVGDRILRSIAVLGVAFAGSGEGCDVVHAQDCISANAVPGCLRTVHHLDTFTTPALAACHDRAVSEPQALICVSAAVAAEVESGWGRRPAVIPNGVDAARFAAAAGPAGAAGRARWRDRLGRFVLAVGGIEPRKGTLDLVEAMALIRRTRPDLALVVAGGETLFDYRDYRARVDSRAAELGVAPIVLGPVPHADLPELVAAAEVFAFPSTKEGFGLAAMESLAAGVPLVVRDLPVLREVFDDAAAFATTPRGFAAELLAAAGGADPGRLAAGRALAARHTWDAAAAAHMDVYARTRIAGQLTPER; encoded by the coding sequence ATGAGAATCGCGCTCCTGACGTACTCGACGAAGCCACGCGGCGGCGTGGTGCACACCCTCGCGCTGGCCGAGGCGCTGGCCCGAGCCGGGCAGGACGTCACCGTCTGGTCGTTGGGCCGCGGCGGCGACGCCGCGTTCTTCCGGCCGGTCGACCCCGCGGTGACCGTGCGGCTGGTGCCGTTCCCGGACCTGCCTGACGAGGACGTCGGCGACCGCATCCTGCGCTCGATCGCCGTCCTCGGCGTCGCGTTCGCCGGCAGCGGCGAGGGCTGCGACGTCGTGCACGCGCAGGACTGCATCAGCGCCAACGCCGTGCCCGGCTGCCTGCGCACCGTCCACCACCTCGACACCTTCACCACGCCGGCGCTCGCGGCCTGTCACGACCGGGCGGTGAGCGAGCCGCAGGCGTTGATCTGCGTGTCGGCCGCGGTGGCCGCCGAGGTCGAGAGCGGGTGGGGCAGGCGCCCGGCCGTCATCCCCAACGGCGTGGACGCCGCTCGCTTCGCCGCCGCCGCAGGACCCGCCGGGGCGGCCGGCCGCGCGCGGTGGCGCGACCGGCTCGGCCGCTTCGTCCTCGCCGTCGGCGGGATCGAGCCGCGCAAGGGCACGCTCGACCTCGTCGAGGCCATGGCACTGATCCGGCGGACGCGTCCGGACCTCGCGCTGGTGGTGGCGGGCGGCGAGACGCTGTTCGACTACCGCGACTACCGAGCCCGCGTCGACTCCCGGGCCGCCGAGCTGGGCGTCGCGCCGATCGTGCTCGGCCCGGTTCCGCACGCCGATCTACCGGAGCTGGTGGCCGCCGCCGAGGTGTTCGCCTTCCCGTCCACCAAGGAGGGGTTCGGCCTCGCGGCGATGGAGTCCCTCGCCGCGGGCGTACCGCTGGTCGTCCGCGACCTGCCGGTGCTGCGCGAGGTCTTCGACGACGCCGCGGCGTTCGCCACGACCCCGCGAGGCTTCGCCGCGGAGCTGCTCGCGGCGGCGGGCGGCGCCGACCCGGGACGCCTCGCCGCCGGCAGGGCGCTCGCGGCCCGGCACACATGGGACGCCGCGGCGGCGGCACACATGGACGTCTATGCGCGTACTCGTATCGCTGGGCAGCTCACGCCGGAACGGTGA
- a CDS encoding carbon-nitrogen hydrolase family protein, translating to MKIAAVAAHFGRDIDQCLTKIEMIIGAAASQDVDLLVFPDATIGGYLGTFAGTDETGLPPVLTEDSPELKRVAAAAGDMVVCLGYREFAPDLPYNASVCLTGDGVLGRHRKVHQPVGEASVYRAGDRFAAFDTPVGRLGMLIDYDKTFPEAARTLAADGALMIACLSAWPASLTNRAPRLVQDRQTRLFDLYDCARAAENQVVWVSANQTGTMGRLRFLGQSKVVGPGGEVLARTWAKAGLALTELDVPAEVTRARTVLSHLTERRPETYA from the coding sequence ATGAAGATCGCTGCGGTGGCAGCGCACTTCGGCCGCGACATCGACCAGTGCCTCACCAAGATCGAGATGATCATCGGGGCCGCGGCCTCCCAGGACGTCGACCTGCTCGTGTTCCCGGACGCGACGATCGGCGGCTACCTCGGCACCTTCGCCGGCACCGACGAGACCGGCCTGCCGCCCGTGCTCACCGAGGACTCGCCGGAGCTCAAGCGGGTGGCCGCCGCGGCCGGGGACATGGTGGTGTGCCTCGGCTACCGGGAGTTCGCGCCCGACCTGCCCTACAACGCATCGGTGTGCCTGACCGGTGACGGCGTGCTGGGCCGGCACCGCAAGGTGCACCAGCCGGTCGGCGAGGCGAGCGTGTACCGGGCGGGCGATCGGTTCGCCGCTTTCGACACGCCGGTCGGGCGGCTGGGCATGCTGATCGACTACGACAAGACGTTCCCCGAGGCCGCCCGCACGCTGGCCGCCGACGGCGCGCTGATGATCGCCTGCCTCTCCGCGTGGCCCGCGAGCCTCACCAATCGAGCCCCGCGGCTGGTGCAGGACCGGCAGACGCGGCTGTTCGACCTCTACGACTGCGCCCGCGCCGCGGAGAACCAGGTGGTGTGGGTCTCGGCGAACCAGACCGGGACGATGGGCCGGCTGCGGTTCCTCGGCCAGTCGAAGGTGGTCGGGCCGGGCGGGGAGGTGTTGGCCCGCACCTGGGCGAAGGCCGGGCTCGCGCTCACCGAGCTGGACGTCCCGGCCGAGGTGACCCGTGCGCGCACGGTGCTTTCGCACCTCACCGAGCGGCGGCCGGAGACATACGCATGA